From the genome of Carassius auratus strain Wakin chromosome 26, ASM336829v1, whole genome shotgun sequence, one region includes:
- the LOC113044056 gene encoding cytochrome P450 2U1-like: MDASLSLLWQYVFSPANIVGLIAFVLVFCALRQYAWHQTYANIPPGPKPWPVVGNFGGFLVPSFILRRLAKNRKMASNPLSPQAGLTEMSKLYGNIFSIFVGPQLMVVLMGYDTVRDAMVNHPEVFSDRPHIPLVTIITKRKGIVFAPYGPLWRTNRKFCHSTLRSFGFGKLSLEPCIHEGLTMIKTELQSLIEKAGPSGIDLTPLISNAVSNVISSMSLGQRFHHQDQEFRTMLDLMSHGLEISVNTSILLVNVFPWLYYLPCGVFKELRRAEIDITAFLKKIIARHRATLDPENPRDFIDMYLVEMLAQQKSENSEQSLFSEDDLFYIIGDLFIAGTDTTTNSCLWSILYMSLYPDVQEKVQQEIDAVVGSERVPSLTDKGSLPYTEATIMEVLRMTVVVPLSIPHMASENTEFRGYTIPKGTVIIPNLWSVHRDPTVWENPDDFNPGRFLDEQGKLLRKDCFIPFGIGRRVCMGEQLAKMELFLMFTSLMQAFTFRLPEGKSAPSMHGRFGLTLAPCPFTVCVNAR; this comes from the exons ATGGACGCTTCCCTGTCTTTGCTGTGGCAGTATGTGTTCTCGCCCGCAAACATTGTGGGTTTGATTGCATTCGTGCTTGTTTTCTGTGCGCTGCGACAGTATGCGTGGCATCAGACATACGCCAACATCCCTCCGGGTCCAAAGCCATGGCCTGTCGTGGGAAACTTCGGCGGTTTCCTTGTGCCTTCGTTTATTTTAAGACGACTTGCAAAGAATCGAAAGATGGCCTCGAACCCGCTGTCACCTCAGGCTGGACTCACGGAGATGTCCAAACTCTATGGGAACATATTCAGCATTTTTGTTGGGCCTCAGCTCATGGTCGTGCTGATGGGATATGACACTGTCCGGGACGCGATGGTTAACCATCCGGAGGTCTTCTCTGACAGACCTCATATACCTCTCGTAACGATTATCACCAAGAGGAAAG GGATTGTGTTTGCACCGTATGGCCCCCTGTGGCGCACAAACCGTAAGTTCTGTCACAGCACTCTGCGCAGCTTTGGCTTTGGCAAGTTGAGTCTGGAGCCGTGCATCCATGAAGGCCTGACCATGATTAAAACAGAACTGCAGAGCCTCATCGAAAAAGCAGGGCCTTCTGGTATCGATCTGACTCCCCTCATCAGCAACGCTGTCTCCAATGTCATCTCCTCCATGAGTCTGGGTCAGCGTTTCCATCACCAGGACCAGGAGTTCCGCACCATGCTGGACCTCATGTCTCACGGGCTGGAGATTAGCGTCAACACATCCATTTTGCTGGTCAATGTCTTTCCCTGGTTATACTACCTGCCCTGCGGTGTTTTCAAAGAGCTGCGGCGCGCAGAGATCGACATCACAGCCTTCCTGAAGAAGATCATCGCGAGGCACAGGGCCACGCTGGATCCGGAGAATCCCAGGGATTTCATAGACATGTATCTGGTGGAGATGCTGGCCCAGCAAAAGAGTGAGAATTCAGAGCAGAGCTTGTTCTCAGAGGACGACCTCTTCTATATCATTGGAGACCTGTTTATTGCAGGCACTGATACTACCACAAACAGCTGTTTGTGGAGTATTCTCTATATGTCCTTGTATCCTGATGTGCAAG AGAAGGTTCAGCAGGAGATTGATGCGGTGGTGGGATCTGAGAGGGTCCCGTCTCTGACTGATAAGGGCAGTTTGCCGTACACAGAAGCCACCATTATGGAGGTGCTGAGGATGACTGTAGTGGTCCCTCTGTCTATACCCCACATGGCCTCGGAAAACACAG AGTTCCGAGGATACACTATTCCTAAAGGAACAGTTATCATCCCAAACCTCTGGTCAGTACACAGGGATCCCACCGTGTGGGAAAATCCTGATGACTTCAATCCAGGCAGATTTCTGGATGAACAGGGAAAACTTCTCAGGAAAGATTGTTTTATTCCATTTGGAATAG GTCGCAGGGTGTGCATGGGAGAGCAGCTGGCTAAGATGGAGCTGTTTCTGATGTTTACCAGCCTGATGCAGGCCTTCACGTTCAGGCTTCCTGAGGGAAAATCTGCTCCATCCATGCACGGACGCTTCGGTCTGACTCTGGCTCCATGCCCATTTACTGTCTGTGTGAACGCACGCTGA
- the LOC113044057 gene encoding hydroxyacyl-coenzyme A dehydrogenase, mitochondrial-like has product MAFVTRPFIRSLSSSAALHAAIKHVTVIGGGLMGAGIAQVAASTGHSVVLVDTSEDILKKSAKGIEFSLKRVAKKKFAEKPEDGEAFVQKVLKNISTSSDAASVVQGTDLVVEAIVENLKVKQDLFGALDKAAPEHTIFASNTSSLPIADIASSTARLDRFGGLHFFNPVPMMKLVEVIKAPGTSQQTFDALLEFSKALGKHPVSCKDTPGFIVNRLLVPYMLEAVRLHERGHGSKEDIDVAMKLGAGYPMGPFELLDYVGLDTSKFIIDGWHEKDPDNPLFAPSPLLNKLVAEGKLGKKTGEGFYKHK; this is encoded by the exons ATGGCGTTCGTCACTCGCCCGTTCATCAGGAGCCTCTCATCCTCTGCTGCTCTACATGCTGCAATTAAACATGTCACTGTTATCGGAGGCGGGCTGATGGGGGCAGGCATCGCAcag GTTGCTGCATCCACAGGACATTCAGTGGTACTGGTGGACACATCGGAGGACATACTGAAGAAATCTGCAAAGGGAATCGAGTTTAGTCTGAAGAGAGTGGCGAAGAAGAAGTTTGCAGAAAAACCTGAG GATGGAGAGGCGTTCGTTCAGAAAGTCCTGAAGAACATCTCTACAAGCTCAGACGCTGCGTCTGTAGTTCAGGGCACTGATCTTGTGGTGGAGGCTATAGTGGAAAACCTCAAAGTCAAACAAGATCTGTTCGGAGCTCTGGACAAAGCGGCCCCAGA ACACACTATCTTCGCTAGCAACACGTCCTCTCTGCCAATCGCAGACATCGCCAGCTCCACGGCCAGATTAGATCGCTTTGGGGGTCTGCATTTTTTTAACCCCGTCCCAATGATGAAACTGGTGGAG GTGATTAAAGCTCCAGGAACAAGCCAACAGACTTTTGATGCTCTCCTTGAGTTCAGCAAAGCTTTAGGGAAGCATCCAGTCTCGTGCAAA GACACTCCAGGTTTTATAGTGAATCGTCTGCTGGTTCCTTACATGCTCGAGGCTGTTCGACTACACGAGAGAG GTCACGGTTCTAAGGAGGACATAGATGTGGCCATGAAGCTTGGGGCCGGTTACCCTATGGGTCCGTTTGAGCTCCTGGACTATGTCGGATTGGACACTTCCAAGTTTATTATTGATG GTTGGCATGAGAAGGATCCAGATAACCCCCTGTTTGCCCCCAGTCCCCTGCTCAACAAACTAGTAGCAGAGGGCAAACTTGGCAAGAAAACTGGCGAGGGATTCTACAAACACAAGTAA
- the LOC113044750 gene encoding phosphatidylcholine:ceramide cholinephosphotransferase 2-like — MASSDHQGNKDPTNTDGTPSPGTSCPVHSHAAEEAKRNGLRKALVRHRDYVKISVPEGKGNRLPSEWWKTFISLFYAILNLVLTTFMITVVHERVPPKESSPPLPDKFFDYIDRVQWAFTVTEVNGMVLVSIWSIQLLFHRYKAIVARRYFFLLGTLYMYRCVTMYVTTLPVPGMHMVCAPKLHGDSQAMLQRVLQLLSGGGLSITGSHLLCGDFLYSGHTVILTLTYLFLKEYSPRSFWWYHLLCWLTAAVGVICILVAHEHYSVDVVVAYFITTRLFYWYHTMANLQTLKCSPNNYLTHTWWNPVFNLFERNVQTHVPCSFCWPITWPPACLKNPCKKYSMVQSSREE; from the exons ATGGCATCGTCAGACCACCAAGGAAACAAGGACCCCACAAACACAGATGGGACGCCGTCCCCTGGCACATCTTGCCCCGTCCACAGCCACGCTGCAGAAGAAGCGAAGCGCAACGGCTTGAGGAAAGCCCTGGTCAGACATCGAGACTACGTCAAAATTTCTGTACCTGAAGGAAAGGGCAATCGTTTGCCATCCGAATGGTGGAAGACGTTCATCTCTTTGTTTTATGCCATTTTGAACCTGGTTTTGACCACGTTTATGATCACAGTGGTTCATGAGAGAGTACCACCCAAGGAGAGCAGCCCACCTCTGCCGGACAAGTTCTTTGACTATATAGACCGCGTGCAGTGGGCCTTTACAGTGACTGAGGTCAATGGAATGGTTCTGGTCTCTATATGGTCCATTCAATTGCTCTTTCACAGATACAA GGCTATTGTAGCAAGACGATATTTCTTCCTCTTGGGCACATTGTACATGTATAGATGCGTAACCATGTACGTCACCACTCTACCTGTGCCTGGCATGCACATGGTCTGTGCACcaaag CTCCACGGAGATTCCCAGGCAATGCTGCAGCGTGTTCTGCAGTTGCTCTCCGGCGGTGGATTATCAATCACCGGATCTCATCTGTTGTGCGGTGACTTCCTCTACAGCGGCCACACTGTCATACTCACGCTCACGTACCTCTTCCTCAAGGAGT ATTCTCCTCGTTCTTTCTGGTGGTACCATCTTCTGTGTTGGTTAACGGCTGCTGTGGGTGTCATATGTATCCTGGTGGCTCATGAGCACTACAGTGTGGACGTGGTGGTGGCGTATTTCATCACCACCCGACTGTTCTACTGGTATCACACTATGGCTAATCTGCAG ACTTTAAAGTGTTCTCCGAACAACTACCTCACTCACACCTGGTGGAACCCCGTGTTTAACTTGTTCGAGAGGAACGTCCAGACCCATGTGCCCTGTTCTTTCTGCTGGCCGATCACATGGCCGCCTGCCTGTCTGAAGAACCCCTGTAAGAAATATTCCATGGTGCAGAGCAGCCGGGAGGAGTGA